The genomic stretch CCAGAATGCTAGCTCCACTTCAGGGACATCAGGGGGTGAACTCATCAAGATTGACCATCTGGAAGCGCTTTTGGGAAGTAAAGGAAGTCAGTTCTTGTAACACTCGGTTTCTGTCAATAACTCCTGttaatgcccccccccgccacctATGAATAAATGGCCTTGATTAGCATTATTCAAACAATGTTTGCGTCAACAGAGCCACAGGTGGGGCTGATGGACTATTTATTCCAGCCGCTGTCTGTTTTCCACTGCTGCTCGACCGTATTGGAGCAGCAAAGCAGAATGGATGATGGTTGTCAGACCGGAGGGGATGATGAAAAGCATCGGGATGGGAAAAAAGAACGCGGGTGAAAGACGGAGGTTGAGATGGTGCGAGGCGCCGAGACCGATGGCGGACGCTGGGAGTGAGAGATGATCCCTCTGTTTTTCCCTCCGTGCTGGTGGGGGGGAACAGCCCCGAAGACCGAAGGACGGCTGTGATTGACTAGATCTCTAATCATTCATTTCAGCCTGCCAACGAGTCCCACTCACTCTCTCTTGGTCGTTTCACAGCTGAGAAATAACCTGCCTTTCCTTTTTATCCATCAAATACTCCTCTCATTTGTATTATCCCGCCTCCCGCCACACCTCCGGTGTTGCAACACAGCGGCATCACTGATAGAATCCATAACTCCCAGAAGCTCCGCGCACGACTCCGTGATGGTAGTGttcaaagaacagaaacacacaaccGTTTATCCAGAGCGCTGAGGCACAAATCGGTGCGTTTTAATAAGctgtcaatcaatcagtcaatgcAAATCATGGGTGGCTTTAAAGTAAAGCACAGAATTGAGTCGATCCTGGTAAATGTGTGACAAAGCTTTGGGCAAAATGAGCTTTTGTCCTCCTGAAAGCAGATCAGTGACTCCCATTAGTGCGTTCATACATATTAAGACACACTAATACACGTATAATCCATCCTCCAAAATACACGCGCACGCACCAACACAAGCGCCCTCATTTGTAGATGGTGATAATAAAAAGGCAGAGTTTAGATTAAAATTTGCCCCGGCCCATCGTGAAGCGGGCGTAGATCGGATCCATCTGCAGAGGAACTTTCCTACTGCCAAGACAGATGATTGCAATCTCCCAAGGTGCCAGCACTACTACACACTTCATCATCCAATATTGGAAGGAGCCTGAGAGGCTTTTTGTTGTGATTCCACTCCTTATCTTCAGATAACGGCTTCTTAACTCCACCTTGAAAGGAGAAGAAGCCGAAACACCCGGTGTGAGcttaaataaaacagcaatCCCTTTAAATCACCTCAAAACAACCAATTTAATTATAAAAGCTTCTCTTTGCTGGAGCCAATTCTCAGGGAATTTAGTGGCTGTAGACACTCGTGAGTGCGCGCCCTATCTTAATGTACTCGTGCAATAAAGAGTGCCGTCTCTTGATTTGCCACTTCCCAACCATTGTGCATTCATGCCTATCTGGTGAAATAGCTTCAGACAGGTGTAATGGAGCCAGAGaagatgggagggagggggtcagGCTTAACGGGCGGCATCCTTATGCAAACCTGCACAGAGACGCGCTGATTATGTGCGTTATTGTCGCATAAACATTGATAAGAGGCTACATTTGCTTTGCCCTATGAAATGAACAAGCCCTTTTCTGTCCTATGTGTCCTCATCTTCAGAGGAGTGAGTTAAAATGGGCGGCGGTGACGGCATCCCTTCTGCTCGCTCGCGGGGGCGACCGTGGTCAGCTGTCGGGATAAATAAAGAAGCCTGATGTAGGCGGAGAGAGGAAGGGTGTGTTTTATACCTCGTCAGGGTTCAGGCTCGCTGGCGAACTCTGACCTCTAATTGGATTAGAGTCTCGGGTGGGTCGCGTATCCCTGCAAGACCCACAGATGCACATTTACAGACCAAACACATCTGTAAAAGCTGATGCAGCTGACCCCTGCTTATGGATCGGCCCCAGGTCAGGTTGAAGCCTGATGGATGAAAACAGAGACTGAATTTTCaatttcagagagagagaacggaGAGAAGAACATTTTCCCCCGACAGCTGTCTCTTTTATTGATGCTGTTCAGATGGCCACAGATGGGGGAACTTGTgccataaataataataaaaaaaagaagccggAGTGAGTTGATTGAATTTGGTACAACCACAACGTCTGCTGCTAATCTCCCATCAGGCTTTGCTGGAGAGGACGTTCTGGAGCTGCAGTGTATAAATGTAATGCGGTCAGTCAACAACTACAGCTACAACTGCAAAGGATAAATGATTCACAAGCAGGTAAAGATCGTGTTTGCACCTCCAGGGCCTGTGTTTTCTGATGGGAGCAGCTCCGAATGCATCGCAGATAACAGCACACATCTCTCCTCAGCTGGGCCTGTCTGTTGCCTCAATATTCACACTATCGTGCATGAGCTCTTCTATTGACAACCCCTCAAAGAAGCCTCATCAAAGCTCCAATCTTTGTACAGCAAAAGAACCTTTGAAAGCCTCGAGTTTTTTAGAAAAGATACGAACCGCGAAGATAAAACCAGTCCGACACACCTGCAGTAAAACAGCTGACGTAACTGAACGGCCCGGTGGAGATGAACGACCTCACCAGTTTTAGCGTGACGCTACTTCAAAAGTCAGTTTCTGACTAAATTGCAATTGCCTCAAACTACACATCTCTACCTAACTAAATACACCTCTGCCATCTCTTTGGCTCCACTGCTTGGTGTAGCTATGTGTGAGAAGGTTGCTGCTAACGTACTCCTGTGCCCAGGAAACCAGCTCATTAATCATGTCCCGTGTAATTGTTACTGTATATGATTAATTAACCTTAGCGTCAGTTACAGCAGGAACTTGATCTTACGCCCATCGGTGCAAAGatgtcctctttcctctcctcgcTTCCCACTCCTTCGGCACACTCTGGACATTTGCTCCCCGTGTAAATGCAAATGCACTTTAGCCACAATGGCTGCTGTCAGAACACCGACGTGTTCTCCTCGCCTCCCTGTTTCGTTTTCATTGTAAACCGGCGTTTACTTTGAATTGATGTCATTTATCATTCGCCATATCACAACCTAAATTTTCCACATCTTGGAAATGCTCCCCTGGCTCCCTGATGAAGAGCTTACCTCAGTGGGTGCCGCTCCGAACATGCCTGCTCGTCCCGAACATTCCGACACCACATCGAATGGACACAGTCAATCACGCGTGCAGATTTGAAATGGCATGTCAAATCATCGTTTATTTGATCTTTTCGGATGTGCTTGAAGCAGAGAAGTAAAGACTTGTTCTTTTAGAAAAGGACAGTTCACGTGATCATGAGCGTCACTCATCGTACAAACAAAACATGTTTCCTGTCATAATGATACACGTGTGATTATGAGGCACCACACAGCAGTTCTCCTCTTATTTACACAAGCATAAAAGCATTGAACCTCCAATAGAAAGATGAAAATAGATAGAAAATGTCAGAAGCTTGACGTTGTTTATCTGACGATTGGGAGAGTTGGTGCGTGTGAGCGCTGCGGAGCCGACGACGGAGTGCTGCGGTgtttgtggtgctgctgtgactAAGTGattctgtggctgcagaggagcgAGAAGATGTGTGACAGGAGGGTGAATAGAAAGACAGGAAAAATCAGACAACGTgcacacgctctctctctctccctctctctctctctcacacacacacacacacacacacacagatacacacacacactcagagtttGAAGCTTGTACATTTTGCCTGCCTGCGATGCCGCTCAGTAGCGTCCGAGAGCATCCAGGCAGAGTCGGAGCTTCCTGGAAAAAGCGCGTCCCAACCACAGTTTTCCAGTGCGAGCGTCCCCACCAGGACATTTCAGAACCACACACGGAAATAAcaaatccttttttctttttttttttttacgtgttttttgttgtttttttttcgcTACTGAAACAGTAAGCAAGGAGCCCCTTTGTCCCATTGGTCTTCGCGTCgagagggaaaaacaagccAGCAGCCAGAAAAAGAAGGTAGATAACGCTGAGAAAAGGGCCCGAGGAGAAAGTCAAGGCCCTCAGCATCACGCTCAGTGAGTGAGGTCACGTTGGAAATCCCGTATCAGCATCAAGCCTCCTGTGCAGCTTCAGCGTGCTCGCGCTTCCCAGCCAGTTCATTGTATTTAAACGAAGGGGGGCAGAAGcgggtgagggtggaggaggatgagccGAAACCTTGTGATTTAAACCCCACATCTGCACTCGGGTTCAGTCCTCTGATCTGTTTAAAATCCCTCCGTTCTTGTGCAATCCCTTAAAGCAAAGGCGTGAACACCACCCGAGTCAGCCGcagaatagtgtgtgtgtgtgtgtgcgtgtgcgtgcgtgtgtgagaagggcaaataaaggaaaaagaaagcaaaagagtCTTTCTCAGGCCCGTCCATGCTGGCTCAGAAGGACCGTTTCCAGGACTTACAGAGGATCTTCTGGAAGGCTCTGCGGAAGTCCTGGTTGAAGATGGTGTAAATGACCGGATTCAGGGAGCTGTTACAGTAGCCAATCCAGAAGAAGAACTTGAAGAGAGTCACCGGAATCTGACACGGCTCCCGGCAGATTCCGTACAGGCTGTAGGAGAAAAAGAAGGGGAACCAGCACACCACGAAGACGCCCATGACGACGGCGAGGACAAACGTGAAGCGCTTCTCTCGAGCCGCCGACGCCTTCTTCCTGTTGACGGTGCTCCTCCGCTTGCGGCGGGAAGCAAACAGCTCCATCGACTTTGAACTGGCGCGGGATTTCCGGCTGGAGTACTTGGAGGCGGAGCTACTTTTGCGGCTGGActtcctgtccttcctgtcATCGTGGTGGTGTTTGGAGCCCTTTTTTGGTTTCTCGtcggaggagctgctgtcctcGAAGTCGTCGTCGTGGTCCGTCGCCGGGTGTTTGGGCTCGTTGGGTAGAGGCGATCCGAGCGCTTGCTCCTGGCAGTGGCCGTTCTCCCGTTCCTGCTGCTTCATGCTCCCATCTCGGGTGGACTTTAAGgactcctctctgcctctggcAGCCTGGTCCATCCCATTCTCCTGTGGCGAATCCACATCCCTCTTCTTCTCCGACattgtcctggtcctggttttTGCCACTTGGTAGATCCGGATATAAACCAGAATCATGATGACACAGGGGGCAAAGAAGGAGCCGATACTGGAATATAGAATGTACCAGGTCTCATCGTTGATTATACACTGGGGGATGGTCTCATTACTGCTCCTGTCCATCGATATCAGCGGTGGGAACGAAATGACAGCAGAGATCAACCACACCACCACTATCATCCCTTTAACTCTTCTGGGGGTTCTCTTCAAGTTATACTCTACCGCCTGGGTCACTGACCAGTACCGGTCCAGGCTAATGGCACACAGGTGAACGATAGAGGAGGTGCAGAACAAAACGTCCAACGCCAAGTAGATGTCGCACCAAATTTTGCCGAAGAACCAGTAGCCCATAAGTTCGTTGGCCAGAGAAAAGGGCATGACGAGGGTGGCCACCAGTATGTCTGCACTGGCCAGGGACACCAGGAAGAGGTTCTGGGGTGGCTTCAGTGCTCTGCTCGTTAAAACGGCGATAACAACCAAGACGTTCCCAAATATTGTAAACAGAATCAAAAAGCCCACAAGTCCTGCCAAACCCCAGATGGCCAGCTGAGTGTACTGGCTCTCAGAGGTGGCGTTCGACGAGATGTTGTCTGCTTCTATCCTCTCCTCCCGGATGGAGACGTTGAAGAAATCcattctttttctcctcctgtcttatCTTTTCAGTCGAGGTGCCGTAAGActttaaaacaatttaaatgtGCGGGATCGATGCGCAAAAACGTGCGATTGGCACTTGCGCGCATTTTTTCACTAcggagggaaaataaaatgacaatttcTTCTGTCCTCACCTGCGACGTTTCTTCTTTAGAATAAACAGTCTAGAGGCGGAGATGAATGAGGGCGCCGGGTGCGCCTTCGGTCCAAAAACAGATTTTCCATGGTTGGAAAGCGAGTCCCTCCTCACCGCGTCCTCTCCCATCCCGACTGCGCCCGCATCTCTCCACCTCCGCCTCCCCCTGTCCTGAGAGAGGTTTGTAACAACCACGTGTCTTTTTtctcccagagagagagagagagagagagagggggcagacagacggacagacagagcCAGGGCGGGGGGAGCGCGGAGCGGGAACCGCGGTGCGCGTTTAGTGTGGAAAAGATTCGATTGCGAATAAAACCATCGTAATGACCAAAGAACCTGAAATCAAGTCGTCGATCGCGGATCAGGAACATCTGAACGGTTCCAAGTGTCGAAATTAACAGCTGACGCCTCAGTATTGAATTGACTCCCGAAGGTGTGTGAAGCGCTCTCGCCCCCCTCATTTAATGGGTAACGTGAGCCGTTGCGGGTGGGGTGCGGTGCGGTGGGGTGCGGTGACTTTCCTGTCAACGCGCGCTGACGGACAGCAGAGAGCGCCGTGCGCGCTGCTCCGTCCTTCCGTGCGCACGCTGGAGGTCAGTGTTGCTGCAGCCAGCCCCGGAGGGACATATGGACGCGCGCGTTGTAGTAAATGAACAGACGCAGCAGGCATAGATCGGTCAGCGCGCGCCTCCTTACGTGCGGGACGAGCGCATTAAAAAGCAACGTGACCTTGTCGcacaaacttaaaaaaaagcaaaagttcaAGAGGAAATCGCATCGCCGTTCGTCTTGTTGACGTGATAATTGCGCAGAGGTGGAAGATATTAGCAAAGAGGGCTTTTAGGAGAACTAAGGACACTTAGAATTCAGCAGCATCCAGATGCTTGATTGATGCCTTTCCGTGGGTTCACCTTAACCGCGTGTTTGGATCATCAGGGCTGTCTGATTTGGGTGCACGCAGCCACTTTGCTGCTCAGCCTGCTATTGTGCTCCTGGACCAGCGTGTTTATTGAGCAGTCTGCCAGCTAAGTACCCGTCATTAATCACGCAACCTTCAGCTATATTGGATTAAAGAGCACCCACAGCCACAAGAAATGCCCAGGTCCAAATCCTGACTCTTCTCAGGGCTGTGGGGTGGAGTTTGGAgagctctggggggggggggggacttatTGCCCCATCCGTCCCCAAAACACACTTCTTTCTTTAATGCCTCGTGTCTAAATCCAACTACGGCTAGAGTGATGCTGTGGGTCGGCATGGATGCACTCTAAGCTGATTTTGAACAGACAGATAAGCATTATTATGGTCATTACATTGTGTCCCTAGGCCACAGATCTGTCCCCATAATACGGGCAGCAGTAAGCAATCTCCACCATTACCGAGCCCTTTTTTCTCCTTATCAATGTTGTGCTCTGGTCTGAGGAGGAAAGTTAGATTCTCCCACTGCCAAAAGCCAGTCTGGGATTACTTTGTTGAGTTACTGTTGGTTAAGAAGCTGTTGTcttgggatttcttttttttttttttactgctttcTGTTTTTCCGTTTGGGTTCTTTGTAATGTATGAACTGGATTATTGTGAATATTTGGtaaacagggaggggggggggggcagttttgAAGCTTTTTGCTTCTCCCCAGACGTATTCCCACACACACCGCAGCACTAGGTTCCCCAGAGAAAACAAGAGCTGATGCTTTGTAATAATCCAGACCTTTAAGTGAAAAGGCAGCACGGTTTGTTCATTCGAAAAAGGAGCTGAACTTTCCCAACAAGAGGAGCGGAGCACTATGAGCTTGATGTGATTCACCTAATAGTCCTTCAGAAATGTAATAACGCCGGCTGGCTTCACCAAAATCCAATCCAGTGGCCACAGTGGTTATTGCCTTTGATCACACCAACGGCTTCTCATAATGGCCAGCGCACATAAAACCGCAGGCTATTCCCTCCTGCCTATGAAGTGCCTGTGACGTGCACGAGAGTGTGGCACGAGGGGCGAATCCTTCACACACTCCGAATGGGCAGAAATCAAAGTTATCACCAGTAATGACGCTTCTAAATCCCCCACGTCCTCCCGCGGGCGGCAGCTTCCACAAACGACCAGCAGCGCGGCGCCGGGAGCGGCGGTCGGGAGCTGACAGTGACGGATCGCCGCCGTACCTGGGCGGAGAAACTACGGAACCGGCCCAAACTAGTTCAGGCCAACAACCTCCAGCTCAGCAGAGGGTTCCACTTCCGATGAAACACAGGTCGGACCCTCCAGCTGGCCTTGTGGTTCTGTTGCACAGTGATGTATAAGAGGTTCTTCTTGCTCCTCTCCCatcctctgagtgtgtgtgtgtgtgtgtgtggtgtgtgtgtgtgtgtgtgtgtgtgtgtgtgtgtgtgttcttatcaGGATCAGTGTTTCCCATCTTATAGCAATATAATTGACCATCTCGCACGTTGCTGCAGAGATCTTTTCCCTGATGTCTCCAGATCTTTTGAAATATTTCTGCAAAAAGAAATCTCTAAAACCAAGTTTAACTTAAAGGTGAATCATTCCTTCTAAGGACAAGATGCAGCTACAAGCTAATCATGTCTGTGCTGACTAACCAGACCCCCTAAATTAGAAGGTGTAAATACAGTTGAACGATCCTCCTCTGACTACTGTCTCAGACTTGGTGTGCAAAATCTTTAATCTCAGCACCTTCTAAGAGAATTTCAGATGTATGCTAATGCCGCTGATCCTATAATCTTCTTGGAGACATCAAACTCTCGGCTGTACAAGGAAGGAAGAGGCCTCCTTAAAGTACAGGAAAGCAGTTTTAAGGGGTGAAAAAGTCTCCCAGTTGGCTTATTTATCACATTGTCTCATTGTGGGGATGCAAATGAGAGAAATACGTATGATGTTGCTTTTACTCTTTATGTATGAACACGTTTATAAGTAACCGTCATTAGTCtaacttccatcagctcttctgaCGACTCAACAACTGATGGAAGGCTTTTCTAATTTTCAATCAGCCGCTCTCTCTCCTGTTTATCCTCCTTTTGTCGTTGTGTTTCCAAGAGATGAGTCAGGAAACGAATAGAAAATGACCCGAGGCGAGTCAGAGCTGTTGATAAAATCTCTATCTGCGTCTGAAAATGGTGGGCAACTCCCACATTATTGCCAACGACGGTACAGCAGCAATAAAAAGGGAGGTGGAAATGTGGCTGCGTGGAAAATGGATCACACAGGAGCGCCGTTTGTTAAGCTCTGCACAACGGGCCACAATAAAGATCAATCTTTTGACTCCAAGTTCTGCTCAACTCCAGGACACAAAGCTGAAAGTTCTTCAAAACTTTCAGCCAATTTGGGTCcatttcaggtgtgtgtgtgtgtgtgtgtgtgtgtgtgtgtgtgtgtgtgtgtgtgtgtgtgtgtgtgtgtgtgtgtgtctgggtgggaGCAGCTGGCCAAACTTGGACCCAAATGGATGAGAACAACAgtggagagggagacagagaaatATCCTTTGACCAGGGTGGATGGAAACAGTCGGTGGAGGTGACCCtccgaccccccccacccagcccacccccatccccaagcccccccaccccaaccctccATATCTATTCCCACAGTCTCTTTGTAGGCCTATTTTCCAGGAACAAACCCGTCACCTTGACACATACCATGTGTAACCTTGTCGATTTGGTTGTTTTGTCACGTATCCATGGTAACAGCCAGCTAAGATGAAGAACTACCTGCCTCCAGAACCCCAGTGTCCCCGATCCAGTCCATCACGCTCCCTGTTTCTGTTGTGGCTGAGCAGCCGCACACATGAGAGTTGGGGAGACACATTGTTGCTATACTGTAATTTGCTTCTCTTGTTTCCTCTTATTTTATCACCTGTTGTTCTCAGTCAGACcgtgacatttatttatgtgcTTTACTACACTGGAGGTGATACACCCTGttctcatcagtgtgtgtgtgtgtgggtgtgtgtgtgtgggcaggaaCACAAACATTAAACTGAAattgtgtgtgtccagatggACCTATGCCGaaattatcatcatcatcttcttgcttccttctttctccttttgttgAGTGACAATCTGGAGCGAGGGAAGACTAATTAAACGATGCTGGAAAGCAATTTGCTTTACACGTGTAACGCATGCACGCTCGCACGCTCCATTTACTCAAAGGCTGCCATGCTAATGGAAATCTGCCGTGATGCTGGTGTGTGAAGGAAGCGGGCGATGACCCACTGACTGCTTCCTGTCGCGCCTAAAACACAACCAGGATTAGCGGAATAGCCGAGTACAGGACTCGGGAATAATGCTGGAACCTTTTCCTGCCGATAAAATCGGACAAACTTCCAAGCACGTTCAATTTCATGTGCTGCAGACGTCTTTCAGTCGCCGGCTTAGAGCTCATTAGCACGAGCAAACAGCTCCCGACCAGCTCGATCTCTTCCTGATCAAAGGATTCTCTCCCGTGTTGGTGCTGAGCGGAGCATCGGAGGTTCTGACGGTGTCAACGCATGAACGTTCCTGCGGAATGGAGCGCAGGGCCTGGgattcagcaccacggacagcacCTCAGTCTGGCAGGGAACTACCGTTccggcgacacacacacacacacacacacacacaaacgctgcCTTCCATccgtctcctctgtcctccacagcAGTGTTTTATCTCAGTCTGGTAAATAGAGGTGTGGGATAAGCATTTCAATCCATTCTTCTGCCATCCCACCTAAATTCCCAAATCTCCTCCTGCCTAAAGTCCCTCATGATAGCTTGACATAAGTTGATTTGTCAGTCTATCTCCTCCTACGGAACCCACCCAGgtcccctttctccctctctttctccaccaCTGGCCCACTCCCACCATCTCTATTCACCAGGCCCTCCGGGCGAACGGAGGGGGAAGGATGATCGTCCCGCCGTTGCCAAATCCCCGGCACATTTTGCCCTCTGTGTCTTTCAGCTAATTCATTTGAACTGGTGTCTCTCATCCTGTGTGAGCCATTATCGGCATCGCTTTTCACTTCCACCCTCCCACTTTCGCTCCACTTTCCATCTCCACTGTCTGCTTCACTCTCCATCCTCTGGACGCCCCTATCATGTGCTCCGGTGGTCTATGCCCATTGATGACCGCTGACAGATAAAAATGGAATGGAAATATGCTAAAACCTGACCATGTTTCTGGGCACCGTGCCTTTTAGTCTCTTATCCTGAATTATCACCTGCTCTGATGGTCCATACTGTTGTATTCAGAGGGACATATGAGGgctgagcagtgtgtgtgtgtgtgtgtgtgtgtgtgtgtgtgttgtttactGAGGTGAGCCCAGGCCATAAATTAACAAATCATGATGCATATGGTGTGAAGAAGTAGCCCGTCCTAAACCACTGAGCATGGTTAATGCTGGGACttatagctgtgtgtgtgtttgcatgtgtgtgtgtgaggcaggcgggcgggcggagagactgtctgtctgtctggctgtgtcacacacacacacacgcacacactttttTGCAAGAAAAAAACCCATCGCTCCGTCTTTGCCCGTTGtctcaaattaaataaatgggtGCAATCAACAAATCGCCACATGTTAAAAAGTAAATCGGGATCCTGGGAGACGAAAAGAAATCTGTGTTTCCTTTAATTGTGcggacagaggacagaagcCTGAGAGACAAGAATGAGACGGGAcaggggaagatggagagatAGAGCGACGTGGGTGGATGTTGGAGGGGAAAGACAATAGTAACTACATTAGAAGCTTTGTAGCCTGGAGCAAGAGCAGGATTGCATTTCCTGTTGAGGAACAACGAGAAACCCAGAAAGAATACGGCTCACAGAAGAGAGAGACTTCACAGCTCCGAATTATTCATTGCTTATCTTCAAGGAAAAAACTCCGATACGCCGAACGGCGTGAGCTCAAGGAAGCAGCATAATCGCACGTGCAGAAACAGCGACGCAGTGATGTGAGCAGACCCATCTCACAGGCCATAATATTCAGGCCTCATTTCAATTCCTGAACCAGAAGCAGAGCAGGTGATTTTACCTCGTGCGCGGTTGGACAGGAGCTGTCAGCAGGACAGCGTCTTCACACGTTACTCCTGGAAACGCAAGTTCAGCACATCCAATCTTATTTGCTTTGTTTATGGCGAATAGCCGcgtctgtctgactgctgggTCGTTTTCTTTTCCAGGATCAGCAGGAAACCAGACGCAGGGGTTTTGGGTCTCTTAAAAAAAGGACAGGTAATTGATTATGTGCACGGCTCCGACGGTTGAACCCCCACGTAAGCTCTCGCCCAACAAGAATCTCTGCTCTCATCAACTTTAACAACCGCTCGTGCATCTTTTCTGGCCCCGGCAGCATAAAGAAGATAAAAGCACTTTAGGTGTTTGTGtcaaacacgtgtgtgtgtgtgtgtgtgtgtgtgtgtgtgtgtgtgtgtgtgtgtgtgtgtgtgtgtgtgtgtgtagcaattAGCCATGGAATCAAGCAAACCTGAAGCAAATCCTGTGGTCCCAGTTGTGATCGCAGGCTGGTGATGACGCGCCGCGTTGCCAGATCACAATTACGGCCACAACCTCCGCTGGTACGCGCACGGCTGCGTGCGCTGAGGAAGCCCGTGTCGCGTAATTAGCGTGACCTTTGAGTGCTGATTACACCGTCTGTTTGCACAAGCTGTCCGTTCCATCGGGGAGGGAGAGCTTGCATCCATCACACCGCTGGCATGTTTGTGCACTCGTGTGCGTGCACATCTGGACTTTAAACAATTCATGAAGAAAGTGGCCGGGGATGATGCAGAATGTGCCCACGCCGACATCACGCTCCTCTTGTTCCCGTAGATCCAGACTCGTGGGGGGAATTCACGCCTTCCTGCCTCTCCTTTAAATCATCCCCAAATACGGAGTTACCAGTGCGACACGGCAACAAACACTATGACAACGCTGTTAAAAGAGTGAAAATAACAGCTCGGCACTTTTTGGCCCCTCCTCCACAGGTCTTAACCcaggtgtgtgagtgggaaCCAGCCTCCAGATAACACTATGATGAAGACAACCTCAACCGCCTGGGTCTGAAGCATTCGTCATGCTAATTAAGCTAGCTAAATCATGATGCAGACCACACTGTGATCTAACTTTTCTGCCTGATCTCTCATTATTGTAATGACTCACTCCACACTGAGTCTGTGGGGGTGTTAATTGGTTGTGCACGTCTCCTCTGGTCTGCCATACTCCGCGTTGGACTGCTGGGCTGCAGGATAATTGGCACGTTC from Takifugu flavidus isolate HTHZ2018 chromosome 6, ASM371156v2, whole genome shotgun sequence encodes the following:
- the adra2c gene encoding alpha-2C adrenergic receptor, translated to MDFFNVSIREERIEADNISSNATSESQYTQLAIWGLAGLVGFLILFTIFGNVLVVIAVLTSRALKPPQNLFLVSLASADILVATLVMPFSLANELMGYWFFGKIWCDIYLALDVLFCTSSIVHLCAISLDRYWSVTQAVEYNLKRTPRRVKGMIVVVWLISAVISFPPLISMDRSSNETIPQCIINDETWYILYSSIGSFFAPCVIMILVYIRIYQVAKTRTRTMSEKKRDVDSPQENGMDQAARGREESLKSTRDGSMKQQERENGHCQEQALGSPLPNEPKHPATDHDDDFEDSSSSDEKPKKGSKHHHDDRKDRKSSRKSSSASKYSSRKSRASSKSMELFASRRKRRSTVNRKKASAAREKRFTFVLAVVMGVFVVCWFPFFFSYSLYGICREPCQIPVTLFKFFFWIGYCNSSLNPVIYTIFNQDFRRAFQKILCKSWKRSF